The Phaseolus vulgaris cultivar G19833 chromosome 10, P. vulgaris v2.0, whole genome shotgun sequence DNA window TAGAGTTTTGGGTACAAGATGTAGAACCAAACAAGTAAAGCAAGTACTAAGTAATGTACAGTTTCAAACAACCAGACAAGTACCACCAACAAGGGTTGGATCTAACATAAGGGACTTTTCTCCCATGATGTGTAACAAACTAATATTGGAATCTCCATTAGAAGAGACATCCTTGTCCACATCTGTATCTGAAGTGTCTCGAACAAAATTACCTCGATGGAGAGAGTTCAGCGACTTGTCTCAGTTTCAGGATGTGTGATGAATAATGTTTTGTCAAACCCATCCGGCAATAGCCGCCTCGCTTCCATCTCGCTACACAGCGACAATGCCAACTGGCTTTTCCCACACCTGCCAAGTCCATGACAGAGCTCAGATAACATGCTGGAATCTGGACTCAACAATCTGCCCAGCATGTCCCTCAAAACCTGCACAGCCCCATCAAAGTCCTCATTCTTGCAAAAAGCAGATATCAGCATCTGAAAAGTGTGCTCATTTGGATTACAACCACTCCTCACCATGCTCCTATAAATAAGAAAGGCACGCTCAGAATTGTTCCTCACACACTGCCCAGTAATAAGAGCAGAAAAAGTACTCGCATTGGGAACCAAGTTCTCTTTATCAAGCTCCTTCACAAACCCTGCAGCCTTCTTTGTCTTCCCCTCCTTACACAGCCCCAAAATCAACGCATTATAAGTTAATATATCAGCCTTAACCCCATTCCTCACCATCTCCTCATAAACCCTCCCACCCATTTCACTGTCTCCAACCTCGCCATACCCATGCAACAAAGTATTGTAAGTCACAACATTGGGAGCCACATTGGCAACCTTCATCTCACGGAAAACCCTGTTCGCCTCATGCAACTTCCTCTCCTTACAAAACCCATTAATCAGAGTGTTAAAAGTAACCACATTCGCCTGCACTCCACTATCCCCCATCAAAGCCTTAACCTTTAACGCCAACCCAAACAGCCCCTTGTTACAATACCCCGAAATCAAAGTATTGAAAGACACAACAGTAGGACTCAAGCCCATGTCCCTCATCTTCTGGAAAATCTCAAACCCCTTCTGCACCTCCCCCAGCATGCAATGAGCACGAACAACCATGTTGAGAGTGTACACATTAGGCGAAACGTAAGAGCGACGCATCTCCCGGTAAAACGACAGAGCAATATCAGCTCTGCGGAGGCGAAGCAGAGAACTCAAAAACGCGTTGCAGGATTCAACAGTGAGGGAGAAGCCGTGCTGCTTCATTAGGGTATAGACGAGGGTGGCGCTGCGGAATTTACTGGCGTGGGCGAGGGTTTTAAAGACGGCGTCGAAGACGAGAGGGGAAGCATTGCAGAGAGGGTAGGAGTGTAGGAGAGAGTGGAAGAGGGTGTGGGGAGGGTTTGAAGAGAGGATTTTTGTGAGGATGGTTTGAATGGTTTTGAATTGGCGATGCTTGGCGAGGGTGTGGAGGAGGAAAGAGAGGGTTTCGAGGGTGTGCGTTGAtgggtggtgatggaggagccATTGGGAGAGTTTGAGGGACAAAACGTGGTCGTCTTGGAGGTTGAGGAGGAGGTGTTTGAGACGGAACGGCGTGAGAACTGGGCACAAAGGGTGAAGCTTTTCCCAGTGGGAGTTGATGACGTGACTGTAAGCGACATTGATGAAGTCCAGATCCTGGCCTCGAGGTTCGGGAAGGGTTCGGTGAGGTATCGGAAGCAGTTTTCTGTGGGTTGCTTGGTTTATCAGAGTGCAGAATCCACGATTtcgcattcttcaccttcttccACACTCTCGTGGGTTATCGCAGAACCAGAATTTTTGaatttcaccttctcccttccATTTACGTTTATACCCTTACACGTTGTCAAAATAACGTTTTTGTAGATGAAACTGCCCTAACTGACCACACTCTCTCCCAAAGCTCTTCTGGGTCGCCAACCGAGTGAACCGGAGATCGGAAGTGGAGGATGGCGACGGCGCCGGGAAACCAAATGATGGAGGGAGGACCGCCGCCGCTACCGGGGACCGATATGACCGGGATATGCTTCCGAGACCAGCTCTGGCTGAACAGCTTCCCTCTCGATCGCAACCTTGTCTTCGATTACTTCGCGCTGTCACCTTTCTACGATTGGACTTGCAACAACGAGCAACTCCGTATGCGCTCCGTTCACCCCCTCGACCTCTCTCAACTCTCGTATGTAAAACCCtaatttccttctcctttgttctTTTCGTTACTCTTTTAGGGTTTCGTGGATTGTAATAATAGTTGTGGTCTTCAGGAAAATGACGGGGACGGAGTATATGCTCAGCGAAGTTATGGAGCCGCACCTGTTTGTTATTCGCAAGCAGAAGAGAGATAGCCCCGACAAAGTTACGCCCATGCTCGCCTACTACGTCCTTGATGGTTCTATTTACCAGGCTCCGCAACTCTGCAATGTTTTTGCTGCCAGAATTGTGAGTTCTTGCTTCCTCTATGTGTGTTGCATGTTTCTGTTGTTTTTAGGCTAAGGAGGATTCTTTGCTGTGAATAACTTGCTTGCATGAGAATGAAGAGAAATGGATGTTTGTTGTGATCGTGTGTGATGTTGAACAGAGGAGGAGCATGTTGAAGGAGAGATTGTtgtatttaccaatagaaaCTTCAGAGATATTTTTTTG harbors:
- the LOC137819317 gene encoding pentatricopeptide repeat-containing protein At4g26680, mitochondrial, with translation MRNRGFCTLINQATHRKLLPIPHRTLPEPRGQDLDFINVAYSHVINSHWEKLHPLCPVLTPFRLKHLLLNLQDDHVLSLKLSQWLLHHHPSTHTLETLSFLLHTLAKHRQFKTIQTILTKILSSNPPHTLFHSLLHSYPLCNASPLVFDAVFKTLAHASKFRSATLVYTLMKQHGFSLTVESCNAFLSSLLRLRRADIALSFYREMRRSYVSPNVYTLNMVVRAHCMLGEVQKGFEIFQKMRDMGLSPTVVSFNTLISGYCNKGLFGLALKVKALMGDSGVQANVVTFNTLINGFCKERKLHEANRVFREMKVANVAPNVVTYNTLLHGYGEVGDSEMGGRVYEEMVRNGVKADILTYNALILGLCKEGKTKKAAGFVKELDKENLVPNASTFSALITGQCVRNNSERAFLIYRSMVRSGCNPNEHTFQMLISAFCKNEDFDGAVQVLRDMLGRLLSPDSSMLSELCHGLGRCGKSQLALSLCSEMEARRLLPDGFDKTLFITHPETETSR
- the LOC137819319 gene encoding mediator of RNA polymerase II transcription subunit 6 isoform X1; translation: MATAPGNQMMEGGPPPLPGTDMTGICFRDQLWLNSFPLDRNLVFDYFALSPFYDWTCNNEQLRMRSVHPLDLSQLSKMTGTEYMLSEVMEPHLFVIRKQKRDSPDKVTPMLAYYVLDGSIYQAPQLCNVFAARIGRALYYIQKAFTTAASKLEKIGYAASVDSENETALVESKTAKETIDIKEVKRVDHILASLQRKLPPAPPPPPFPEGYVPPPTAEAEKGTETQEAAETQAPTADPIIDQGPAKRMKF
- the LOC137819319 gene encoding mediator of RNA polymerase II transcription subunit 6 isoform X2, giving the protein MATAPGNQMMEGGPPPLPGTDMTGICFRDQLWLNSFPLDRNLVFDYFALSPFYDWTCNNEQLRMRSVHPLDLSQLSKMTGTEYMLSEVMEPHLFVIRKQKRDSPDKVTPMLAYYVLDGSIYQAPQLCNVFAARIGRALYYIQKAFTTAASKLEKIGYVDSENETALVESKTAKETIDIKEVKRVDHILASLQRKLPPAPPPPPFPEGYVPPPTAEAEKGTETQEAAETQAPTADPIIDQGPAKRMKF